The Planctomycetaceae bacterium genome has a segment encoding these proteins:
- a CDS encoding DUF58 domain-containing protein, with protein sequence MSNATRSRIPISFSASSVLQFLGAIASFLAAWVLPLNFPEFGGNTSTILNIVGAAFLLIGIVNLFVGQRIVAMMQRAGMRSRVLLPREGIVYLGVMLMLAVAALLGHSNMLLLVFGMMAGPFVLNGWVVILMLQKVAVTRDAPESVSAGAVFSVQMTLSNGKRLMSSRLIEVRDVIEGSQVREEAEITFVRVPPRSVRTGSYQLQIRKRGIYRLGPIRVSSRFPLGIGERGMVVNDRTELIVHPAIGRLNPRWMKREREYAESINKSTSRRGIFDDEFHRIREFRTGDNPRSIHWRSSARRGMLLMREFEQQRESDMVVLLDLFDSQKLSFEESERAISLAATLCVEQTRRGSTGLFRLIIAGETVSSVQCPGASRFREAALNSLAITKTSPKASLELLFDSAEEDGGHGSERYLLITPRAGEAKELLANRTGSSSSRMGSILSRTTIIDAHREQLDEVFTLSEDDQ encoded by the coding sequence ATGAGTAATGCGACTCGCAGCCGAATACCGATTTCCTTCAGCGCGTCATCTGTGCTGCAGTTTCTGGGGGCAATCGCTTCGTTCCTTGCTGCGTGGGTGTTGCCGCTGAACTTTCCGGAGTTTGGCGGAAATACATCCACCATCCTGAATATTGTGGGCGCCGCGTTTCTGCTGATCGGCATTGTGAATCTGTTCGTTGGGCAGCGCATCGTTGCCATGATGCAGCGAGCGGGGATGCGGTCGCGTGTGTTGCTGCCCCGTGAAGGGATCGTTTACCTGGGCGTCATGCTGATGCTGGCAGTGGCTGCTTTGCTTGGGCATTCGAACATGTTGTTGCTGGTCTTCGGAATGATGGCGGGCCCTTTTGTTTTGAACGGGTGGGTCGTCATTCTGATGCTGCAAAAGGTGGCAGTGACGCGTGACGCGCCGGAATCGGTGAGCGCTGGTGCGGTGTTCAGTGTTCAGATGACGCTTTCCAATGGAAAACGCCTGATGTCGTCGCGTCTGATTGAAGTGCGTGATGTGATTGAGGGGTCTCAGGTTCGTGAGGAGGCCGAGATCACATTTGTTCGTGTTCCGCCCCGATCGGTTCGCACGGGTAGCTATCAATTACAAATCCGAAAGCGTGGTATCTACAGGCTTGGTCCCATCCGCGTGAGTTCTCGTTTTCCGCTGGGTATCGGCGAACGCGGGATGGTGGTGAATGACCGCACGGAATTGATTGTGCATCCGGCCATCGGAAGACTGAATCCACGCTGGATGAAACGTGAACGCGAATATGCCGAATCGATCAACAAATCGACATCTCGTCGAGGCATCTTCGATGACGAGTTCCATCGGATTCGGGAGTTCCGGACTGGCGACAATCCGCGATCTATTCACTGGCGCAGTTCTGCTCGCCGCGGTATGCTGCTGATGCGGGAATTCGAGCAGCAGCGAGAATCAGATATGGTTGTGCTGCTGGATCTGTTTGACAGCCAGAAGCTCTCTTTTGAAGAGTCCGAACGGGCCATCAGCCTGGCGGCGACGTTATGTGTCGAACAGACGCGTCGCGGTTCAACGGGTTTATTTCGGCTGATCATCGCGGGCGAAACGGTTTCGAGCGTGCAGTGTCCTGGCGCGTCGCGATTTCGTGAGGCCGCTCTGAATTCGCTGGCCATCACGAAGACGTCACCGAAAGCATCGCTTGAGTTGCTTTTTGATTCTGCGGAAGAGGATGGCGGTCACGGCAGCGAACGCTACCTGCTGATTACGCCCAGAGCTGGTGAGGCCAAAGAATTGCTGGCAAATCGAACGGGGTCTTCGTCGTCCCGCATGGGTTCGATTCTTTCGAGGACGACGATCATCGATGCCCATCGCGAGCAGCTGGATGAAGTCTTCACTCTGTCGGAGGACGATCAGTGA
- a CDS encoding integron integrase yields MRKLMRVRHYAPRTERAYAGWVERFAQAFGGWADSFSQVGEVEIKEFLSDLAVQGRVAASTQNQAFNALLFLFRDVLKRELAFLEAVRAKRPQRVPVVLSREEVAAIFRHLRGESLLFAQLLYGGGLRHYEVLRLRIKDVDFDRRQLIIRDGKGARDRVTVLPEMTVEPLKLQIENVRKLHEQDLEAGFGSAWLPDAFASQSPEAPRQFAWQFVFPADKLSTDPHDGSTHRHHLHESVFRKALRRAVQNADIQKRVTPHTFRHSFATHLLESGSDIRTVQELLGHADLSTTMIYTHVLQQGPLGVKSPLDRL; encoded by the coding sequence ATGCGCAAGCTTATGCGTGTCCGTCATTATGCTCCGCGCACAGAACGCGCCTATGCTGGCTGGGTAGAACGGTTTGCGCAGGCCTTCGGTGGCTGGGCGGACAGTTTTTCACAGGTTGGCGAAGTCGAGATCAAAGAGTTTCTGAGTGACCTGGCCGTCCAGGGGCGTGTTGCCGCGAGCACTCAGAATCAGGCATTCAACGCTCTCTTGTTTCTCTTTCGCGATGTCCTCAAACGCGAACTTGCATTTCTGGAGGCCGTTCGCGCCAAACGTCCACAAAGAGTGCCTGTTGTTCTTTCGCGAGAAGAAGTCGCCGCCATTTTTAGACACCTTCGAGGAGAATCCCTGCTGTTTGCTCAACTCCTGTATGGCGGTGGGCTGCGCCATTACGAAGTTCTTCGATTAAGAATCAAGGATGTTGACTTCGACCGAAGGCAGCTCATCATTCGTGACGGCAAAGGAGCCAGGGACCGAGTCACTGTGTTGCCCGAAATGACGGTTGAGCCATTGAAACTGCAGATTGAGAATGTGCGAAAGTTGCATGAGCAGGATCTTGAAGCCGGTTTTGGATCGGCCTGGCTTCCGGATGCATTTGCGAGTCAATCCCCTGAAGCTCCTCGACAATTTGCGTGGCAGTTTGTCTTCCCAGCCGACAAGCTTTCGACCGATCCGCACGACGGATCAACGCATCGCCATCATCTGCATGAAAGCGTTTTTCGCAAGGCGCTGCGTCGGGCGGTCCAGAATGCTGACATCCAAAAACGAGTGACTCCGCACACGTTTCGACACAGCTTCGCGACGCATCTTCTGGAGTCCGGCAGCGATATTCGGACCGTCCAGGAATTGCTCGGCCACGCCGACTTGAGCACCACCATGATCTATACGCACGTTCTGCAACAAGGCCCTCTGGGTGTGAAAAGCCCGCTCGATCGTTTGTAG
- a CDS encoding MazG nucleotide pyrophosphohydrolase domain-containing protein, with the protein MTLDELQKLIDQMYSRKDQARGVEGTFMWLMEEIGELAAALRESPKEEIAREFADVLAWLATIANIAEINLTEAIQQKYGNGCPGCGQMICTCAESEKP; encoded by the coding sequence ATGACACTGGATGAACTACAAAAACTGATTGATCAGATGTATTCCCGAAAGGATCAGGCACGCGGAGTTGAAGGCACTTTTATGTGGCTGATGGAAGAAATCGGAGAACTGGCCGCAGCGCTCAGAGAATCACCGAAGGAAGAGATCGCTCGTGAGTTTGCAGACGTTCTTGCCTGGCTGGCGACGATCGCAAATATTGCTGAAATCAATCTGACAGAAGCGATCCAGCAGAAATATGGCAATGGCTGTCCGGGGTGCGGGCAGATGATTTGTACCTGTGCCGAATCGGAAAAACCCTGA
- a CDS encoding transglutaminaseTgpA domain-containing protein yields the protein MTSPGKQRKSSDERLRSAFHRSIMLTACFSACILCGAEGALLPSGLTPVIAVVAWLFVEELKVFRLPILLANTLGIVALVAAAWEFVSGDIESKLLSGGHLIVYLTWIVLLLQKSMRQYWWTVTLCLLQLAVAAVLTSHSGFGSALIGMLFMLIWTLSLFSFYRVLRSEDTVEEATSDVRGNSATLAAGSGADSSGAAESLTGKPSSNASWRSGLRSWWSWLPWKKKSSRPSTAVARLIVVTDGLQRDTDEHWMSLRFRGMVFLSFLVSLCLSFIVFTAFPRMWVPGSPFTSGGHEEGPGRRGIFHRTGFTESVQLGEIGKLLTSNGRVFQFEIADARTNKPVNVDIFTAAMNLDEIRFRGNAMGTYKDGKWSRGLDERRVRFGERESPVSEKDMADYRVRVIQDPPVSQFAFAVFPIKNARAAPGSGSILQREVTGSLIWASGAAIDQNAPREFTFECDRALSAVKGGFEHWQVPSMLGEELRIRMLRYIDRYATHFFITDHLQRSVPRLYNIAHEICPTTNGMPLPEIDRVNRVMAYLSPENGFRYSLTLTREDQSIDPVEDFLMNTKAGHCEYFASACTLLLQSAGVPARLVNGFSGSELNSVTGRNEVKQHHSHTWVEAWVDGNWLTLDPVPASDRQQAVSSVQSRNLLTDLSTAFNDLWNGGIHNMTLERQKAFFNPVLELGTSVKDNVEKQGLWEATKAFFRHLFTSPRNLFSVSGGVVTFVLLLFGAGLYQLHPIRRLLSLLQMLRRRFSHEAVVTKSVIRFYERFQQLCTTYGITFTDSSTALENASSATRFLHSRLGESELVTVPMRIASAFNRVRFGHETLDEQSMSVIARELDALEQALRNSTTDHS from the coding sequence GTGACTTCTCCGGGGAAACAACGAAAATCGTCGGACGAACGTCTGCGATCCGCATTCCATCGCAGCATCATGCTGACGGCGTGTTTCAGTGCGTGCATTCTTTGTGGTGCCGAGGGGGCGTTGCTGCCTTCGGGGCTGACTCCTGTCATCGCTGTGGTGGCGTGGCTGTTCGTCGAAGAACTCAAGGTCTTTCGCCTGCCGATTCTGCTGGCGAACACGCTTGGGATTGTCGCTCTGGTGGCGGCGGCGTGGGAGTTTGTTTCGGGGGATATCGAATCAAAACTGCTGTCGGGCGGTCACCTGATTGTTTATCTGACATGGATCGTTTTGCTGCTGCAAAAGAGCATGCGGCAGTATTGGTGGACGGTGACTTTGTGTCTGCTGCAACTGGCCGTGGCGGCGGTTTTGACCAGTCACTCCGGTTTTGGATCGGCGCTGATTGGCATGTTGTTCATGTTGATCTGGACGTTGTCTTTGTTTTCCTTTTACCGGGTGCTGCGTTCTGAAGACACCGTTGAAGAAGCGACATCAGATGTACGAGGAAATTCCGCGACACTTGCGGCAGGTTCCGGTGCGGACAGTTCTGGTGCGGCAGAATCCTTGACCGGGAAGCCATCGTCGAACGCGTCATGGCGGAGCGGGTTGCGTTCCTGGTGGAGCTGGTTGCCCTGGAAGAAGAAATCATCGAGGCCGTCTACAGCGGTCGCTCGACTGATTGTTGTTACAGATGGACTTCAGCGGGACACGGACGAACACTGGATGAGCCTGCGATTTCGTGGCATGGTCTTCCTGTCGTTTCTGGTGTCTCTTTGCCTGTCATTTATCGTCTTCACCGCCTTTCCGCGAATGTGGGTGCCCGGTTCGCCATTTACATCGGGAGGCCACGAAGAAGGTCCCGGACGTCGAGGAATCTTTCATCGCACGGGATTCACCGAAAGTGTTCAACTGGGTGAAATTGGCAAATTATTGACGAGCAACGGGCGAGTCTTTCAATTCGAAATTGCAGACGCTCGCACCAACAAGCCTGTCAACGTTGATATTTTTACGGCGGCAATGAATCTGGATGAGATTCGGTTCCGTGGCAATGCGATGGGGACCTACAAGGATGGGAAGTGGTCGAGGGGGCTGGATGAACGGCGTGTGAGGTTTGGTGAACGAGAATCTCCGGTCAGTGAAAAAGACATGGCGGATTACCGTGTGCGTGTGATTCAGGATCCTCCGGTCAGTCAGTTCGCCTTCGCCGTGTTTCCGATCAAGAACGCGCGCGCGGCCCCGGGATCAGGATCAATTCTGCAGCGTGAAGTTACGGGTTCCCTGATTTGGGCGTCCGGGGCTGCTATCGATCAGAATGCGCCACGTGAATTTACATTCGAATGCGACCGTGCTCTTTCGGCTGTGAAAGGCGGATTTGAGCATTGGCAGGTGCCCAGCATGCTGGGCGAAGAATTACGAATTCGGATGCTGCGATACATCGATCGGTATGCCACGCACTTTTTTATCACCGATCATCTGCAGCGATCAGTCCCCCGGTTGTACAACATCGCCCATGAAATCTGTCCGACGACGAATGGTATGCCTCTGCCGGAGATCGATCGGGTCAATCGCGTCATGGCGTATCTTTCTCCGGAGAATGGATTTCGCTATTCGCTGACGCTGACACGGGAGGATCAGTCGATCGACCCGGTGGAAGACTTTCTGATGAATACAAAAGCGGGTCACTGCGAATACTTCGCATCAGCCTGCACCCTGCTGCTGCAGTCGGCCGGCGTTCCGGCTCGTCTGGTCAATGGGTTTTCAGGAAGCGAGCTGAACTCCGTTACCGGCAGGAACGAAGTGAAGCAACACCATTCGCATACGTGGGTCGAAGCCTGGGTCGACGGCAACTGGTTGACCCTGGATCCCGTTCCAGCGTCGGATCGTCAGCAGGCGGTTTCGAGCGTGCAGAGCAGAAATCTTCTGACCGACCTTTCGACAGCGTTCAACGATCTGTGGAACGGCGGGATTCATAATATGACTCTGGAACGGCAGAAGGCCTTCTTCAATCCCGTTCTGGAGCTTGGCACGTCCGTTAAAGACAACGTCGAAAAACAGGGGCTGTGGGAAGCGACCAAAGCCTTCTTTCGACATCTGTTCACGTCGCCCAGGAATCTGTTCAGTGTCTCGGGCGGTGTTGTTACTTTCGTGCTGCTGCTTTTCGGCGCTGGCCTGTATCAGCTGCACCCGATTCGACGCCTGTTGAGTTTGCTGCAGATGTTGCGGCGACGGTTCAGTCATGAAGCCGTCGTGACAAAATCCGTGATTCGATTTTACGAACGGTTTCAGCAATTGTGTACCACCTACGGAATCACCTTCACGGATTCTTCGACTGCGTTGGAAAACGCCAGCTCTGCAACACGGTTTCTCCATTCGCGACTGGGTGAATCGGAACTGGTCACCGTCCCCATGAGAATCGCCAGCGCATTTAATCGCGTGCGATTCGGACACGAAACGCTCGACGAACAGTCGATGTCCGTCATCGCGCGGGAACTGGACGCACTGGAGCAGGCATTACGGAATTCCACAACGGACCATTCCTGA
- a CDS encoding VOC family protein has product MNSPSPIQVRYIDHVTLIVRDVQASRDFYVGLLGMQEVERPAFSFGGAWFQAGATLIHLIEEHDLSGPAGFPGDTVRSSRNHHFAFEVDDAWQAAETLKSLGIPLVDDAKLRPDGAVQVFIADPDGHVVELSTSADALAARK; this is encoded by the coding sequence ATGAATTCGCCCTCTCCAATCCAGGTACGATATATCGATCACGTGACACTGATTGTCAGGGATGTTCAGGCGAGCCGCGATTTTTACGTGGGACTTCTGGGAATGCAGGAGGTCGAACGACCGGCGTTTTCATTCGGTGGTGCGTGGTTTCAGGCCGGGGCGACTCTGATACACCTGATTGAAGAACATGACCTGAGTGGCCCGGCGGGTTTTCCGGGGGACACCGTTCGTTCCAGCCGCAACCATCACTTCGCCTTCGAAGTCGACGATGCCTGGCAGGCGGCTGAAACTCTGAAGTCTCTGGGGATTCCTCTTGTTGATGACGCCAAGCTTCGACCGGATGGTGCTGTTCAGGTTTTCATTGCCGACCCTGACGGTCACGTCGTTGAGCTTTCGACCAGCGCCGATGCGCTGGCCGCTCGGAAGTAA
- a CDS encoding DUF1549 domain-containing protein, whose product MMMPTSDSHSTRPPRAYAVTALSVLMLLWPVGFNSADESVRETVSGRTTPETVQDRQKLEFFESRIRPVLIQHCYKCHSNETAKSEGGLRVDSRDALLAGGDSGAAVVVGEAAGSLIIEALKHLSLQMPPDERLNDAIIRDFEQWINDGLVDPRHGKVEAKTSSVDLDKGRKFWSFRPVQRPPVPDLNSDSRAWSRTDIDAFVAAGHEKNGVKPGQDATPEELIRRLAFVLAGLPPTPDQIDTFVAAWNIDPEQAMEQTIDHMLASPRFGERWGRHWLDVARFAESSGGGRSLMYPHAWRYRDYVIRSFNDDKPFDQFVREQIAGDLLPASTDKQRDDQVTGSGYLIMGAINFEQQDKESLRMDVIDEQVHAVGRTFMGMTLGCARCHDHKFDPIPASDYYALAGIFRSTHTLTPGNVSGYVTTELRTGFDPAQLELWQQKEKKLKDGIAALDQQTNTRAKLRNGIALDSLQGVVVDDSAAEFQGEWQQSAIQPPFVGAGYHHSGHDRTGIQVRYSAMLPTEGRWAVRMAHNFSPSRSASVPVTVHHADGSTEVRINQQLAPNADGVFTKLGEYEFTANSPAVVVVDVSGASDGYVIADAVQFLPVDTVANVKSPGDDELRSKKSLISAEEQADRETRLKSLRAELAAHMKLKPELPLAMCVEDESQPADWHLHLRGDPHRLGPVIPRGFLTVATPVNHCRQVETDKGAEGATLAAVAEIPSDQSGRLQLAEWLSSEDNPLTARVFVNRVWMHVMGEGLVRDPDNFGTTGQPPTHPELLDFLAHSFMHDDGWAPRKLIRRMCLSRTFRMSSVVEASRSADPGNMLLTRGFQRRIDAEMLRDSVLMISGQLDLTVTSGRTIGRLSTYDNGYVHDDHPVNARSVFVPFFRNAMLDLFFVFDIANPNTVTGRRTSGTLPAQSLYLMNSPFISQQSRLSAERFLQTVSVDDLREDQSLERLLDDAFRLTVARNATQEERSVLMEHLKHCGPDSVEAWSEVFHAIFGSTDFRFID is encoded by the coding sequence ATGATGATGCCAACTTCAGATTCTCATTCCACACGGCCCCCCCGAGCCTATGCTGTCACTGCTCTCTCCGTCCTCATGTTGCTGTGGCCGGTGGGATTCAACAGCGCCGACGAATCCGTACGGGAGACAGTTTCAGGCCGGACCACACCAGAGACAGTTCAGGATCGGCAGAAACTCGAGTTCTTCGAAAGCCGCATCCGGCCAGTCTTAATTCAGCACTGCTACAAATGCCATTCGAACGAAACCGCAAAATCAGAAGGTGGTTTGCGGGTGGATTCCCGAGACGCTCTGCTCGCAGGTGGAGACTCCGGTGCAGCGGTTGTTGTTGGTGAGGCTGCTGGCAGCCTGATCATCGAAGCACTCAAGCACTTATCTCTGCAGATGCCTCCGGATGAACGCCTGAATGATGCGATCATTCGGGACTTCGAACAATGGATCAACGATGGTTTGGTGGATCCAAGGCATGGAAAGGTGGAAGCAAAGACTTCCTCAGTCGATTTGGACAAAGGGAGGAAATTCTGGAGCTTCCGGCCAGTCCAGAGACCTCCGGTGCCAGACCTTAACTCTGACTCCCGCGCGTGGTCTCGCACCGACATTGATGCGTTCGTCGCAGCCGGACATGAAAAAAACGGTGTGAAACCGGGACAAGATGCAACACCCGAAGAACTGATTCGGCGGCTTGCATTCGTGCTCGCCGGTCTGCCTCCGACTCCCGACCAGATCGACACATTTGTGGCGGCATGGAACATAGATCCCGAACAGGCCATGGAACAAACAATCGATCACATGCTGGCTTCACCTCGATTCGGCGAGCGCTGGGGACGTCACTGGCTGGATGTCGCAAGGTTTGCAGAATCAAGCGGCGGTGGCCGCAGCCTGATGTATCCCCATGCCTGGCGGTACCGAGATTACGTAATTCGATCCTTCAACGACGACAAGCCCTTCGATCAGTTCGTGCGTGAACAGATTGCCGGAGACCTGCTGCCGGCCAGCACTGACAAACAACGAGACGACCAGGTGACTGGTTCAGGTTATCTGATCATGGGAGCGATCAACTTTGAGCAACAGGATAAAGAATCGCTGCGGATGGATGTGATCGACGAACAGGTGCACGCCGTTGGTCGAACATTCATGGGGATGACTCTGGGTTGCGCAAGATGCCACGACCATAAGTTTGACCCCATCCCCGCGTCCGACTACTACGCGCTGGCCGGAATTTTCCGCAGCACCCACACACTGACTCCCGGGAATGTTAGTGGTTACGTCACCACCGAATTGCGAACCGGTTTCGACCCGGCGCAGCTGGAACTGTGGCAGCAAAAAGAGAAGAAACTCAAAGACGGCATTGCCGCACTGGACCAGCAAACGAATACGCGTGCGAAGCTCAGAAACGGCATCGCACTGGATTCCCTGCAGGGTGTCGTTGTTGATGATTCTGCTGCAGAATTTCAGGGAGAATGGCAGCAGTCAGCGATTCAGCCACCTTTCGTCGGAGCAGGATACCATCACAGCGGTCACGACCGCACCGGGATCCAGGTTCGTTATTCCGCAATGCTGCCGACAGAGGGGCGATGGGCTGTTCGTATGGCCCACAACTTCAGCCCAAGCCGATCAGCATCGGTGCCAGTCACTGTACATCACGCAGATGGGTCCACGGAAGTGCGAATCAATCAACAGCTTGCCCCGAATGCTGATGGCGTGTTTACGAAACTTGGTGAATATGAATTCACAGCCAATAGCCCTGCTGTGGTAGTCGTGGACGTGTCTGGTGCATCAGATGGTTATGTCATTGCGGATGCCGTGCAGTTCCTGCCCGTGGACACTGTGGCAAACGTCAAGTCACCCGGGGACGACGAACTTCGCTCTAAAAAGAGCCTGATCAGCGCAGAGGAACAGGCGGACCGTGAGACTCGGCTGAAGTCGCTGCGAGCCGAACTGGCCGCGCACATGAAGCTCAAGCCAGAATTGCCGTTGGCCATGTGTGTTGAAGATGAATCTCAACCGGCCGACTGGCATTTGCATCTGCGTGGTGACCCGCACCGGCTTGGACCAGTTATTCCACGGGGCTTCCTCACGGTCGCCACCCCGGTAAATCACTGTCGGCAGGTGGAAACCGATAAAGGTGCCGAAGGAGCCACCCTTGCAGCTGTTGCGGAGATTCCGTCGGATCAAAGTGGTCGGCTGCAACTGGCCGAATGGCTGTCTTCTGAAGACAATCCTCTGACAGCACGCGTGTTCGTCAATCGAGTCTGGATGCACGTGATGGGTGAAGGGCTGGTACGCGATCCTGACAATTTCGGAACAACAGGTCAGCCCCCGACGCATCCGGAACTGCTGGACTTCCTGGCCCATTCGTTTATGCATGACGATGGGTGGGCTCCTCGAAAACTGATCCGTCGAATGTGCCTGTCCCGCACATTTCGAATGTCGTCCGTGGTCGAAGCATCAAGGTCTGCCGACCCCGGCAACATGCTTCTCACCCGGGGATTTCAGCGCCGTATCGATGCCGAAATGCTGCGAGACTCGGTGCTGATGATCAGCGGTCAACTGGATCTGACAGTGACAAGTGGAAGAACAATTGGGCGACTATCCACCTACGATAACGGCTATGTTCACGACGATCACCCGGTGAATGCTCGCAGCGTCTTCGTTCCGTTCTTCCGCAATGCCATGCTCGATCTGTTCTTCGTATTCGACATTGCGAATCCGAATACTGTCACCGGGCGCAGAACATCAGGTACATTGCCCGCCCAATCGCTGTACCTGATGAACAGCCCGTTCATCTCGCAGCAATCCAGATTGTCCGCAGAACGATTCCTTCAGACTGTTTCTGTGGATGATCTGCGGGAAGACCAGTCTCTGGAACGCCTCCTCGATGATGCCTTCCGGCTCACAGTGGCCCGCAACGCAACGCAGGAGGAACGGTCGGTGCTGATGGAGCATCTGAAACACTGCGGCCCGGATTCCGTCGAAGCCTGGTCTGAAGTATTTCATGCCATCTTCGGATCCACCGACTTTCGGTTCATCGACTAA
- a CDS encoding SMP-30/gluconolactonase/LRE family protein, translated as MPVLNSADMTCDSERPPGMCAKLLMSFGVACLALVGRINSCVADDHPIFAADAARVLWADGEFTEGVAVRSDGLVFFSDIPRNAAASGRIWMYDPSTTRTTTFCFDSHKSNGLVFDSGDRLFACCGANGGLRALCEVSGTGVVKPLVDRIEGQRFNSPNDLTVATDGSIYFSDPRYVGQEPMELSEMAVYRFDPATGAVIRASADASKPNGVEALPGGKQMLVADTNNGWVGLADSPKQAPGPMRLLLFEITQNHTLTNPRTLFDFGTETGIDGMTIDSHGRIFAAVRCESRFGIGVFDLQGKELDFLTTSELPTNCSFGVGNDAGTLYITAGGSLLSIATKSP; from the coding sequence ATGCCCGTACTCAATTCTGCAGACATGACCTGTGACTCTGAACGGCCTCCAGGAATGTGTGCAAAGCTCCTGATGTCTTTCGGTGTGGCGTGTCTGGCCCTTGTTGGCCGGATCAACTCGTGTGTTGCTGACGATCATCCCATTTTTGCTGCCGATGCTGCACGCGTACTTTGGGCGGATGGCGAGTTCACCGAAGGCGTTGCGGTTCGATCCGATGGCCTGGTCTTCTTCAGTGATATCCCGCGAAACGCCGCCGCAAGCGGTCGCATCTGGATGTACGACCCATCAACGACAAGGACGACCACGTTCTGTTTCGACAGCCACAAAAGTAACGGGCTGGTCTTTGATTCGGGCGATCGATTGTTCGCGTGCTGTGGAGCAAATGGCGGTTTGCGAGCGTTGTGCGAAGTATCCGGCACCGGCGTTGTCAAACCACTGGTAGATCGAATCGAAGGTCAAAGATTCAATTCTCCGAACGATCTGACAGTCGCGACAGATGGAAGCATCTATTTTTCAGATCCACGTTATGTTGGGCAGGAACCGATGGAATTGTCAGAGATGGCTGTCTATCGGTTCGACCCTGCCACAGGGGCAGTCATCAGGGCATCTGCCGACGCATCTAAACCGAATGGTGTGGAAGCGTTGCCGGGTGGAAAACAAATGCTTGTGGCAGATACCAACAACGGTTGGGTCGGACTTGCCGACTCACCAAAACAGGCCCCTGGCCCCATGCGTCTTTTGCTGTTCGAAATCACACAGAACCACACACTTACAAATCCCCGGACGCTGTTTGATTTTGGAACGGAAACGGGAATCGATGGAATGACAATCGACAGCCATGGACGCATCTTTGCAGCGGTTCGCTGTGAATCCCGGTTTGGCATTGGTGTCTTTGATCTGCAGGGGAAAGAACTGGATTTCCTGACCACGTCGGAATTGCCAACCAACTGCAGTTTCGGGGTGGGGAACGATGCCGGCACTCTGTACATCACAGCAGGCGGATCTCTGCTCAGCATTGCGACTAAGAGCCCATGA
- the hemQ gene encoding hydrogen peroxide-dependent heme synthase — translation MNRPHAHAEPLPEPTVCLAEGWHCLHIYYRIDQAALNAIDPADRAHGRAEVIDILNPEGEYVPDRLQVSVVSGHRADLGLMMMDADPLKIDAITQRLRASRLGTALVPTYSFVSITEVSEYVPTIEQYSERLQREGSSPEDPAFQAKVNAYQQRLPAMNKQRLYPDFPAFPVMTFYPMNKARHPLANWYTEPFSERTRLMAEHATSGIRFAGRVSQLITASTGFDDWEWGVTLWSRAPEHIKDIVYSMRFDKASAKYAEFGPFYVSYIMGAKEALEHCRV, via the coding sequence GTGAACCGCCCTCATGCTCACGCTGAGCCCTTACCAGAACCCACGGTATGCCTTGCAGAAGGCTGGCACTGTTTGCACATCTACTATCGCATCGATCAGGCGGCGCTGAATGCAATCGATCCCGCAGATCGAGCGCATGGGCGGGCGGAGGTGATCGACATTCTGAATCCGGAAGGCGAATATGTACCGGATCGACTGCAGGTGTCTGTCGTCAGTGGCCACCGAGCTGATCTGGGGCTGATGATGATGGATGCGGACCCGCTGAAGATTGACGCCATTACGCAGCGTCTTCGTGCGAGTCGACTGGGGACGGCACTGGTGCCGACGTATTCTTTTGTTTCGATCACGGAAGTCAGTGAATATGTGCCGACCATCGAGCAGTATTCCGAACGGCTTCAGCGAGAAGGCAGCAGTCCCGAGGATCCTGCGTTTCAGGCGAAAGTCAATGCTTATCAACAGCGGCTGCCAGCCATGAATAAGCAGCGGCTGTACCCGGACTTTCCAGCCTTTCCGGTGATGACCTTTTACCCGATGAACAAGGCGAGGCATCCGCTGGCGAACTGGTACACCGAACCGTTCAGTGAGCGGACTCGACTGATGGCCGAACATGCCACATCGGGGATTCGCTTTGCTGGTCGGGTGTCTCAGCTGATCACTGCATCCACCGGCTTCGACGACTGGGAATGGGGAGTCACACTTTGGAGTCGCGCACCGGAACACATCAAAGACATTGTGTACAGTATGCGTTTCGACAAGGCCTCCGCGAAGTATGCTGAATTCGGCCCCTTCTATGTGAGCTACATCATGGGAGCGAAGGAGGCTCTGGAGCACTGTCGCGTCTGA